Proteins encoded in a region of the Candidatus Zixiibacteriota bacterium genome:
- the tadA gene encoding tRNA adenosine(34) deaminase TadA — MVIEAVKPPFDFERDAQFMWQALHEAQQAFDEGEVPVGAVVVADGMVVGRGHNQTERLGDPTAHAEILAIGAASEHFESWRLLGATLYATIEPCVMCAGASVMARIERIVYGAADPKFGGCDSIFRIPTDPRLNHRVEILRGVLADECAAIMKEFFAGRRARQSQS, encoded by the coding sequence GTGGTTATCGAAGCCGTCAAACCGCCATTCGATTTCGAACGCGATGCCCAGTTCATGTGGCAGGCGCTGCACGAGGCGCAGCAGGCATTCGATGAGGGAGAAGTGCCGGTCGGCGCCGTCGTCGTGGCCGACGGTATGGTCGTCGGGCGCGGGCATAATCAAACCGAACGGCTCGGCGATCCGACGGCCCATGCGGAGATTCTGGCCATCGGCGCTGCATCGGAGCACTTCGAGTCGTGGCGGCTCCTGGGCGCGACCTTGTACGCCACCATCGAGCCGTGCGTGATGTGCGCCGGTGCTTCGGTGATGGCGCGCATCGAACGCATCGTTTACGGCGCCGCCGACCCGAAGTTCGGCGGGTGCGATTCGATATTCCGCATCCCGACCGATCCGCGGCTCAATCACCGCGTCGAGATCCTGCGCGGTGTGCTGGCCGATGAGTGTGCGGCGATCATGAAAGAGTTTTTCGCCGGACGTCGTGCACGCCAGAGTCAGTCGTAA
- a CDS encoding type II secretion system F family protein, producing MTMTHIAIVIFATIFLLLLAVFLIAYERLARRNRRLRERMREVVEQKAESSEKQYLILRDQSYSHIPFLDRLLSGMASARKLQDYIDQAGLPIRAGAMILASLSLASVAGLAVSLVTASRLLGVVAALVVIPVPFMWLSWRRNKRIDRFEELLPEAIDLIVNGLKSGFSLESALSLVAQEMPEPVGPEFAITYEEQELGVDFVSALDNMTRRMPSDDLRIMTTAISIQRRTGGNLAEILGLLARMIRERFTLRREIRIHTAQGRLSGTILIMLPIALAIMIQIMNKDYLKILLEDPVGIYLIVTGVVLQVIGVFAIRQIVRLRY from the coding sequence ATGACAATGACGCATATCGCCATCGTCATTTTTGCGACAATCTTTCTTCTGCTGCTGGCTGTATTCCTGATTGCCTACGAACGATTGGCCCGGCGCAACCGCCGATTGCGCGAGCGCATGCGCGAGGTCGTCGAGCAAAAGGCCGAATCGTCGGAAAAGCAATACCTCATCCTGCGCGATCAATCTTACAGTCATATCCCCTTCCTCGACCGGCTCCTGTCGGGTATGGCGTCGGCGCGCAAGCTGCAAGACTACATCGATCAGGCCGGACTGCCGATCCGCGCGGGTGCGATGATCCTGGCATCGCTGTCGCTGGCAAGTGTCGCCGGTCTCGCCGTATCGCTGGTCACCGCGTCGCGACTCCTGGGAGTGGTGGCGGCATTGGTCGTGATTCCGGTCCCATTCATGTGGCTGTCCTGGCGTCGCAACAAGCGCATCGATCGATTTGAAGAACTTCTTCCTGAGGCGATCGATCTGATCGTCAATGGGCTGAAGTCCGGCTTTTCGCTCGAATCCGCTCTGAGTCTGGTGGCGCAGGAAATGCCCGAGCCGGTTGGCCCGGAGTTCGCCATCACGTACGAGGAGCAGGAATTGGGCGTCGATTTTGTCTCGGCCCTGGACAACATGACCCGGCGCATGCCCAGCGACGACTTGCGCATCATGACGACGGCCATCTCGATCCAGCGGCGGACCGGCGGCAATCTGGCTGAGATTCTCGGATTGCTGGCACGGATGATTCGCGAGCGATTCACGCTGCGTCGCGAAATCAGGATTCACACGGCCCAGGGACGGCTATCGGGGACGATTCTGATCATGTTGCCCATTGCGTTGGCGATCATGATACAAATCATGAACAAGGACTACCTGAAAATACTTCTCGAAGATCCCGTCGGAATCTATTTGATCGTGACCGGGGTTGTCCTGCAAGTGATCGGCGTGTTCGCCATACGGCAGATCGTGCGCCTGCGGTATTGA
- a CDS encoding type II secretion system F family protein — protein sequence MSITVIAIIIFAALFSALIAVLLYFSRSRDRIERRLRDVQDGIVAGEGSAAGSPSLLIAIDPASYTSLRADLTRAGFRGLHAKAWYWFWRVLGALILGGIAFWFQREFISQGAMRILVPAGAALGGFSLPYWVVRGRVQRRRANIQRSIPNVLDLIIVCVEAGLSLNAAIQRISKEMRQTYPELSAELSILNQEFFLGLSRADAFRNLALRTGVDELRSLATVLLQSDKLGTSIAEVLRVQAEILRTKRRQRAMEDAQKMPIKLLFPLILFIFPALLVVILGPAAISLYRSLTDVAR from the coding sequence GTGTCGATAACCGTCATTGCCATCATTATATTTGCGGCGCTGTTCAGTGCGTTGATCGCGGTCCTGCTGTATTTTTCGCGATCACGTGATCGGATCGAGAGGCGTCTGCGCGATGTCCAGGATGGCATAGTCGCCGGCGAAGGTTCCGCTGCCGGATCGCCGTCTCTCCTGATCGCGATTGACCCGGCGTCGTACACGTCGCTGCGCGCAGACTTGACCCGGGCCGGTTTCCGTGGTTTGCATGCGAAAGCATGGTATTGGTTCTGGAGGGTCCTGGGCGCTCTCATACTGGGGGGGATTGCGTTCTGGTTCCAACGTGAGTTCATAAGCCAAGGGGCGATGAGAATCCTGGTTCCGGCCGGTGCGGCATTGGGCGGCTTCTCCCTGCCATACTGGGTTGTCCGTGGCCGTGTGCAAAGACGCCGGGCGAACATCCAGCGCTCGATCCCCAATGTTCTCGATCTGATTATCGTGTGCGTCGAGGCGGGCCTCAGTCTCAATGCGGCGATTCAACGCATCTCCAAGGAAATGCGCCAGACGTACCCGGAGTTATCGGCGGAACTCAGTATTCTGAATCAGGAATTCTTTCTGGGATTGAGCCGTGCCGACGCGTTTCGAAACCTGGCGCTCCGAACCGGTGTCGATGAATTGCGGTCTTTGGCCACCGTGCTCCTGCAGTCCGACAAGCTGGGGACAAGCATCGCCGAAGTCCTCCGCGTGCAGGCGGAGATTCTGCGCACCAAGCGTCGCCAGCGCGCCATGGAGGACGCTCAGAAGATGCCGATTAAGTTGCTGTTTCCTCTGATCCTCTTCATATTCCCTGCGCTGTTGGTAGTGATTCTCGGCCCGGCGGCGATTTCACTGTATCGGTCACTGACGGACGTCGCGCGGTAG